One Burkholderia sp. 9120 DNA window includes the following coding sequences:
- a CDS encoding diguanylate cyclase, with product MIKTENDLLANFRGLVTRKFASSSLLVAGCGAVIAIVMVGLCGIVLYQSRQDTLDHTRETLRDIALIAERDIERNFELYDLSLQAVVDNVKDPEVMALSPRMRREVLFDRAASAKYLGSILVLDAKANIVIDSGGDVPRHGNFADRKYFTVHRDNPNVGTYVSDPYESRLRGGSPSIALTRRISNPDGSFGGIVLLAVNLEYFHALFAGLSLGPHGSLSLIGKDGVMVMRQPYDYKIIGRDIRKASTFRHFMAANEGSFEDTASIDGVRRLYWFRNFPNTPMIIMAAAAEDDIYANWRRRALTIGSLMVVFGSVFIGLTSLLGIQLRRRMRAESELRLLARTDGLTGLNNRRSLGEILDTEWRRAKRTRSMVSLLFVDIDRFKSYNDTYGHQAGDDALAAVARCITDSIRRPADTAARYGGEEFIVVLPDTPAEGATEIAERIRNAISECAIEHAGSEYGRVTASIGAVSCEPQRDDEVTAVIKAADEALYDAKASGRNKVSMSRV from the coding sequence ATGATAAAAACGGAAAACGATCTGCTTGCAAACTTCCGGGGGCTCGTCACACGGAAATTCGCGTCGTCGTCGCTACTCGTTGCGGGATGCGGCGCGGTGATCGCAATCGTCATGGTCGGGTTATGCGGAATCGTGCTTTACCAGAGCCGCCAGGACACGCTCGATCACACCCGCGAAACCTTGCGCGATATCGCGTTGATCGCCGAACGCGACATAGAACGCAATTTCGAGCTTTACGACCTCTCGCTGCAAGCCGTGGTCGACAACGTCAAGGACCCGGAGGTCATGGCGCTGTCGCCGAGAATGCGCCGTGAGGTGCTGTTCGACCGGGCTGCCAGCGCCAAATATCTGGGCTCGATCCTCGTGCTCGATGCCAAGGCCAATATCGTGATCGATTCCGGCGGCGACGTGCCGCGCCACGGCAATTTCGCCGACAGAAAATACTTCACCGTTCACCGCGACAACCCAAATGTTGGTACGTACGTCAGCGATCCTTACGAGTCGCGCCTGAGAGGCGGTTCGCCGAGTATCGCGCTGACCCGGCGCATTTCGAATCCCGACGGCTCGTTCGGCGGCATCGTGCTGCTGGCGGTCAATCTCGAGTATTTCCACGCGCTGTTCGCGGGGCTTTCGCTGGGGCCGCACGGTTCGCTGTCGCTGATCGGCAAAGACGGCGTGATGGTGATGCGACAGCCTTACGATTACAAGATTATCGGCCGCGATATCCGCAAAGCCAGCACCTTCCGTCATTTCATGGCGGCCAACGAAGGCAGTTTCGAAGACACCGCGTCGATCGACGGGGTTCGGCGCCTCTACTGGTTCAGGAATTTCCCCAACACGCCGATGATCATCATGGCCGCCGCCGCGGAAGATGACATCTACGCGAACTGGCGCCGCCGCGCGCTGACGATCGGGTCGCTGATGGTCGTGTTCGGTTCGGTGTTTATCGGCTTGACCTCGCTCCTCGGCATCCAGTTGCGGCGGCGCATGCGCGCGGAGTCGGAATTGCGCCTGCTGGCGCGAACCGACGGTCTGACGGGTTTGAACAATCGCCGCAGCCTCGGCGAGATTCTCGATACGGAATGGCGCCGCGCGAAACGCACTCGCAGCATGGTGTCGCTGCTGTTCGTCGATATCGACCGGTTCAAGTCGTACAACGATACCTACGGCCACCAGGCCGGCGACGATGCGCTAGCCGCCGTGGCGCGCTGCATTACCGACAGCATCCGGCGGCCGGCGGATACCGCCGCGCGTTACGGCGGCGAGGAATTTATCGTCGTGTTGCCCGATACGCCGGCGGAAGGCGCAACGGAAATCGCGGAACGGATTCGCAACGCCATTTCCGAATGCGCGATCGAACACGCCGGCAGCGAATATGGACGCGTGACCGCGAGTATCGGTGCGGTCAGTTGCGAGCCCCAGCGCGACGACGAAGTGACCGCCGTGATCAAAGCCGCGGACGAAGCGCTCTATGACGCCAAAGCGAGCGGGCGCAATAAGGTGTCAATGTCGCGGGTGTAG
- a CDS encoding ABC transporter permease has protein sequence MTDASTSRERRRFGSRRIWRSSEIRILAVALILCAYFETANHDFLLTGASLENLSQFIAPVALIAFGEIMLMIGGEIDLSAGMVFAFAPFVMHFAAEAGLPVWAALLAGLLAASLVGLINGAVTVYLRIPSFVTTLGTLFFVNGFTLTISRGTPVSPPDNANFAAFMGAWGYSEIIWTVAIAAIMHVLLRHTRWGLHTIAGGANPLGASEAGIHVRRLKLGNFVIAAVLAGFTGILEGFRITSIDPQAGGNQIMFLAVAAAVIGGTPLAGGSGTIIGGLIGAAVLGILNDGFTLIGINAFTFNMILGAAILAAMIFNIHVVRLARKGEL, from the coding sequence GTGACGGACGCCTCGACATCGCGCGAACGCCGGCGCTTCGGGTCGAGGCGCATCTGGCGTTCCAGCGAGATTCGTATTCTCGCGGTAGCGCTGATTCTGTGCGCCTATTTCGAAACCGCGAATCATGACTTCCTGCTGACGGGCGCGAGCCTGGAAAACCTGTCGCAGTTCATCGCGCCGGTGGCGCTGATTGCGTTCGGCGAAATCATGCTGATGATCGGCGGCGAGATCGATCTGTCCGCCGGCATGGTGTTCGCGTTCGCGCCGTTCGTCATGCATTTCGCGGCCGAAGCCGGTCTGCCGGTGTGGGCCGCGTTGCTCGCCGGTCTGCTGGCGGCGTCGCTGGTGGGGTTGATCAATGGCGCGGTGACGGTGTATCTGCGCATTCCTTCGTTTGTCACTACGCTCGGTACGCTCTTTTTCGTCAACGGTTTCACGCTGACGATCTCGCGCGGCACGCCGGTGTCGCCGCCGGACAATGCGAATTTCGCCGCCTTCATGGGCGCGTGGGGTTACAGCGAAATCATCTGGACGGTCGCGATCGCGGCCATCATGCATGTGTTGTTGCGGCATACGCGCTGGGGCTTGCATACCATCGCGGGCGGCGCGAATCCGCTCGGCGCGAGCGAGGCCGGCATTCACGTTCGACGCCTGAAACTCGGCAACTTCGTGATCGCGGCGGTCCTCGCGGGCTTCACGGGCATTCTCGAAGGCTTCCGGATTACCTCGATCGATCCGCAGGCGGGCGGCAACCAGATCATGTTCCTCGCGGTCGCCGCGGCGGTGATTGGCGGTACGCCCCTGGCCGGCGGATCGGGCACGATCATCGGCGGTCTGATCGGCGCGGCGGTGCTGGGGATTCTCAACGATGGGTTCACGCTGATCGGCATCAACGCGTTCACGTTCAACATGATTCTCGGCGCCGCGATTCTGGCCGCGATGATCTTCAACATCCACGTGGTTCGGCTCGCGCGCAAGGGGGAGTTGTGA
- a CDS encoding sugar ABC transporter substrate-binding protein, which yields MADEQEDKGDVQHTRRGLLQGAGLGAALALLGGGLAATQVAQAAEGGPFPDHKRWKIVFVNHVTTNPFFVPTQYGIQDATALLGMDYQWTGSANADIAEMVNAVNAAIAGKADAIAVPIVDPKAFDKPIQAALDAGIPVFAYNADAPQGTSNPRLAYIGQDLYLSGYQMGERIASLIDSGMVALFIATPGQLNIQPRLDGAVAAIRKSGKKIDVQTIATGATVNEELSKIKSFYLGHQDLKGMFAVDAGSTQGVAEVMKASNLPSKGVHGGGFDLLPRTVELIHDGFLDFTIDQQPYVQGFYTVVQAFVFLASGGLVGPANVNTGLKFVTKGSVDPYLSTSTRYEGKSTKPQIVPHTGGIKG from the coding sequence ATGGCGGACGAACAGGAAGACAAGGGCGACGTACAACACACACGCCGCGGACTGCTGCAAGGCGCGGGCCTCGGCGCGGCGCTGGCGCTGCTCGGCGGCGGCCTGGCCGCCACCCAGGTGGCCCAGGCGGCGGAAGGCGGGCCGTTTCCGGATCACAAGCGCTGGAAGATCGTCTTCGTCAACCACGTCACGACGAATCCTTTCTTCGTGCCGACGCAGTACGGCATTCAGGACGCCACGGCTCTACTCGGTATGGACTACCAGTGGACCGGCTCCGCGAATGCGGATATCGCCGAGATGGTGAACGCGGTCAACGCGGCCATTGCCGGCAAGGCGGACGCGATCGCCGTGCCGATCGTCGATCCGAAAGCCTTCGACAAACCGATCCAGGCCGCGCTCGACGCCGGCATTCCGGTGTTCGCCTATAACGCCGATGCGCCGCAAGGCACGTCGAATCCACGGCTCGCGTACATCGGCCAGGATCTGTATCTGTCCGGGTATCAGATGGGCGAGCGCATTGCGAGCCTGATCGATAGCGGGATGGTCGCGCTCTTCATCGCGACGCCCGGGCAACTGAACATTCAGCCGCGACTCGACGGCGCGGTCGCCGCGATCAGGAAGTCCGGCAAGAAGATCGACGTGCAGACCATCGCGACCGGCGCGACGGTCAACGAAGAACTCTCCAAGATCAAATCCTTCTATCTGGGACATCAGGACCTGAAAGGCATGTTCGCGGTCGACGCGGGCAGCACGCAAGGCGTGGCCGAAGTGATGAAGGCGTCGAACCTGCCGTCCAAGGGCGTGCACGGCGGCGGCTTCGATCTGTTGCCGCGCACGGTCGAACTGATCCACGACGGCTTTCTCGACTTCACGATCGACCAGCAGCCGTACGTGCAAGGTTTCTATACCGTGGTGCAGGCCTTCGTGTTTCTCGCTTCCGGCGGGCTGGTGGGACCGGCGAACGTCAACACCGGTCTGAAATTCGTCACCAAGGGCAGCGTCGATCCGTATCTGAGCACCTCGACGCGGTATGAAGGCAAGAGCACCAAGCCGCAGATCGTGCCGCATACGGGTGGGATCAAAGGGTGA